The region AATGCCGATGAGCGCGTTATGGAATATTTTCCTTATAGGCTAAATAAGGAAGAAAGCGATCAAATGGCAAAGCGCATGCAAGCTAAGATTGAGGCAAAAGGTTGGGGATGCTGGGCCGTTTCTCGTCTAGATACACAGAAGTTTATTGGATTTATAGGTCTGAATACAGTGGATAAACCTACTTTTCCTCTTCATTTTGCTCCTTGTACAGAAGTAGGATGGAGATTAGCTTATGAGTCTTGGGGCAGGGGATACGCTACAGAAGGCGCAGAGGCATGCCTTAGATATGCTTTTGAAACATTAAAGCTTGGTGAAATTGTTTCATTTACAGCTGCTCAAAATCTTCGTTCTATGGCCGTGATGAGAAAAATTGGAATGCATCATAATCCCGCTGAAGACTTCAATCATCCCAGGATCTCAGAGGGCCACTGGCTAAGAAGGCATGTCTTATATCGATTAAAGGCAAGCGAATGGCAAAAAATGATAATAGGTAAGAAAGATAAATAGTTAAAGAAGAGAGGGGTTAGAGATTAACAGCACTTTTTTTCAATTTATCTCATTTTTTTCTGCGCTAACTCATGTCGAAAGGATTGTACAATTTTTCTATGATTTTCTTTGCTATAGCTATGAGAATGTCTAAAATGCAGTCGGCTATTTATTTGTACAACCGAGCTTTTCTTATTTTGTATATTTGCCTGCTCCTAAGGATTGTTTGCTAAGGATATTAGCTATCCACCATCTTCTAAATAAGCTTATCGATTGTTTCTTTATATATAAAAATGCTTATTTAGTTTTGCTTAAAGTTTGCATTTAGCTTCTTCAAACGACGAATATGTCTATAGAAAAGCTCTTTCCGAAGAACACTTTTTTCTTAAGCGGTACTTAAAAAAAATTTAAGGAAAGCGTTAGCGCTTTCCTTTCTTTAAAATCTCCTAACATACGTTTGGTAGAGAACATTTTTAAGTTTAGTCAGCTATCTTAAAACTAGTTGTTAAAGCTGATTTTTCTATTTCCTTGCCACCTTATACTTTTTTGTAAATAAAGAGCAATTTTTGATCATTATTTAAGCCTCAATTTTATTTTTAAGATTTAATCTAAGCTAAGTGGAAAGCAAAAGGTACCTTAAGGTCACAGGAGATCAAGCAAAGAAATTCGTTTGCTCTTATAAAAAAAATAGTGAATTTATAATAGCAAATATATAAGTTGATTTACGAGCTTAAACCTTAACCTAAGGAGAGAATATGAAAACATTAGACATTGTTACAGCAATTTTACTAGCAGTTGGAGGTCTTAATTGGGGTTTAGTAGGGTTATTCGACTTTAATTTGGTTGAGTTTGTCTTTGGTCAATTCCCTGCAATAGCAAAATTAATTTATGCCCTTGTGGGAGGAGCTGCTGTCTATCAGCTTTTCCAATGGAAAACGCTCAAAAGTTGTTGTAGATAGAATTTTTAGAGAATAGTAAAAAGAGATATAGTAAATTTACTAGGCGCTAGCCCTCTATTATAAAATTAAATAGAGTAGCAAAAATTTTACTGCTTCAATTAACGTATCCCTGCAAGGTATGTAG is a window of Neochlamydia sp. AcF84 DNA encoding:
- a CDS encoding GNAT family N-acetyltransferase; translated protein: MASKIVIQTKRLILRSWIENDLEIFAQLNADERVMEYFPYRLNKEESDQMAKRMQAKIEAKGWGCWAVSRLDTQKFIGFIGLNTVDKPTFPLHFAPCTEVGWRLAYESWGRGYATEGAEACLRYAFETLKLGEIVSFTAAQNLRSMAVMRKIGMHHNPAEDFNHPRISEGHWLRRHVLYRLKASEWQKMIIGKKDK
- a CDS encoding DUF378 domain-containing protein — its product is MKTLDIVTAILLAVGGLNWGLVGLFDFNLVEFVFGQFPAIAKLIYALVGGAAVYQLFQWKTLKSCCR